The DNA segment TCTCGTGGTCCGCGTCGGCGTCGGCCTCCCCGGAGGGGTCGCCGGGGGCGGTCGCGTCCTCTGAGCTCATGCCAGGTAGGTCGAACACCAGGGCTAATAAGCGTTCGATACGTCGGCAGCGGTTCGTCGCCGCCCTCGCCGGAGGCGGAACACCCCCGACGACGGACGCGGTTCGACGCGCTTAACCGCGTCCCGCGGCTACGTCGCGCGGATGAGTGACCCGGCGCTCGACGTCGTCGAGTTCGTGCTGACGACGCACCTCTACACGGAGAACCGCGACCTCGACGAGAACGATCTGCCCCCGCGCTTCCGCCAGGTGTTCTGGTCGGACGACGCCGCCGAGGACGCGCCGGGCGGCGTCGAGCGACCCCTCAAGGCGACGAGCGAGACGACCCGAACCGCCACCGGCGTCGAACACCCGTGGGACGCCGTCTCGGAGCTCCTCTTCACCCAGCGCACCGAGTTCTCCGGCGAGATATCGCTGACACAACCGGCGATGGCGCTGGAGTGGTACCGCGACCACGCCGACGCCGACCGGATCGCCGAGAACCCGACGATCGTCGCCGCGCTCGAGCTCGCCGAGGACCTCGACGCGCCCGTGACCCACGAGGAGGCGCGCGACAGCGTCCGGCCGATCCAGGCCGACCGCGTCTGGATCGACGCCCTGCTGGAGGAGTACTTCGACGAGGACGAGGACGGCGAGATGCTCGACCTCGTCAACGTGCGGGCCCCCGAGGAGATCGAGACGACGCTCGCCGACCTCGTGCTCACCGGCGACCAGGAGGGCGAGATCCAGAAGATCGTGAAGGCGATCGAACACCGCGAGTACCTCGCGAGCATCGGGCTCCGGGAGATCGGGAAGCTGCTGTTCGTCGGCCCGCCGGGGACCGGGAAAACGACCGTCTCGCGGGCGCTCGCCCACGAGCTCGGCATTCCGCTCGTCGAGGTGAAGATGTCGATGATCACGAGCCAGTACCTCGGCGAGACGGCCAAGAACGTCGAGAAGACGTTCGAGGTGGCCAAGCGGCTCTCCCCCTGTATCCTCTTCATCGACGAGTTCGACTCCGTCGCGAAGACCCGTCGTTCCGACGAGCACGCCGCCCTGAAGCGCGCGGTCAACACCCTGCTCAAGTCGATCGACGAGGTGTCGCTCGTGCGCGACGAGGTCCTCCTCATCGGTGCGACGAACCACCCCGACCAGCTCGACGCGGCCGCGTGGCGCCGCTTCGACGAGATCGTCAACTTCCCCAAGCCGGACCGGGACATGCGCGCCGACATCCTCCGGGTCGTCACCCGCGAGATGCAGATCGCCGACTTCGACCCCGACGAGGTCGCCGACCGGACGAGCGGGCTCACGGGCTCGGACCTCCGGATGGTGCTGCGCGAGGCCGTCCTCGGCGCGCTCACGGAAGACCGGATGACGATCACCCAGGAGGACGTGATGGAGGCCGTCGAGGACTTCGAGGAGCGCGACAACCTGAAAAATATGGACATGATCGACGGCGAGGGCGCGGAGGTGCTCGGCGAGACGGACTCCGGCGAGCAGGACCACACCCACGACGACGAGGGCGAGAGCGCCGCCCACGACCACGGCGCGCACAGCCACTCGCACGACTGAGGCGCCGTTGAGCGGTGCTTTTTGCGGGAAGGTTAGGAGGTGATTCAGTCTGTCCCGGCTGCGGTCAATACAGGGGACTCGGGAATCACTCAGTACAGGTGACTCACGAATCACTCAGTACAGGTGACTCATACATCGGCGAGAGCACCAGTCAGTCCACATCGTAACGGATGCTGGATGCGGGATACAGAAGTCCAGCGGAGCAATACACGAGTTCCCGCTCGAACGGACCGTCACTCGGCGGTAAGTGCATGGATAGCCCCGTCGGCAGTGCCAGCGTAGACGGTCCCGTGGACGACCACCACAGACGACACCCAACTACTCGCTGTCTCGAAGCGCCACCGTTCGGTGCCATCGCTCGGTGCAAGTGCGTAGACCGTACCGCCGTTCCCACCGAGGTACACGGCATCAGTGGTCACAGCGGGTAGGGACCCGACGTCATCAGCCACTCCGAAAGACCACTGCTTGGTACCCTCGTCCGCAGTGAGCGCATAAACGGTATCGGAACCCCTGATATAGACGGTCTCGTTCAGTACCGCTGGCGGTCCCATGCCAACTGTCTCCATGAGGTCTTCCGGCTCGAATGACCACTGTTCGGTCCCATCGGCGGCGTTCAGTGCCCAGTCTCGTTTGCCGTGTTTGAGGTAGACGGTGCCGTCGGCCACCGCCGGCGTCGCGCTGTCCGCATAGTTGAGCTCGTGGGTCCACTGTTCAGTGCCGTCGACGGCGTCTATCGCATAGGCGCTGTTCCCACCGATGTAAACGGTGCCGTCGACGACCGCCGGAGACGCGTACGCGTTGAACTCCATCTCGAAAGACCACCGCTCGGTGCCGTCGGTGGCGTCCAGCGCGTAGAGCTGCCCCTCGCCGTCCCCGACACCCCCGACGTAAACGGTGCCGTCGACGACCGCCGGAGCCGGAGCCACCTGTTTGCCGGTCTCGAAGCGCCAGTGTTCGGTCCCGTCGCTGGCAGCCAGCGCACAGATCGTTCCGTCGCCACAGCCAACGTAGACGGTGTCGTCGACGACTGCCGGTGGCCAGCCGATCTGCTCGTCGACCTCGACTGACCACCGTTCAGTACCATCGCTCGTAGCGAAAGCGGAAACCACCCCGTCGTTGCTCCCGGCGTAAACGGTGTTATCGAAGACCGCAAGGGAATACCCGATTCCCCCCTGAGTCTGGACGACCCACTGTTCGGTAACCGAGTCAGTCGGGCCGGTTACACCCCGTGGTCCGCCCGTCCGGGCGGGGTTGTATCGGAACATCGGGACGCCGGAGGGAGCCGATCCCTCCGTTCCTATCCCCCCTTTGCCGGTACGTGAACACCCTGTGAGGCTCGCTGCTCCGGCGACACCGGCCATTCGGAGGTATCTGCGTCGTGATATGGGGACATTCACAAATGTAATTTGTAAGTAATGTAAATAAAGCCGGTGAAAAATAGGCCGTCGTAGACTCGTGGTTGTATCCCGCACCGGTATCAGAACGTCTTGTTGAATTGTCAGAGTCCCAGTAGTCAACATGCAGTCTTCTTCGGCCCGGCTGTTTCGGTCCACTGCTAGCTACAGAATAGGGCTCCAACACTGCCGACGAACCCGACTTACGAGAACGTGTCGACGACCGTCCCGGTGTCCTCGCCGGTGGTGTAGTAGTAGCCGTTCTCCTCCGAGAGGCTCCCCCAGTCGGCCCAGCTCCCCTCGTAGTTGCGGACGTCGTCCCAGCCGAGCTGGTCGAGGACGAACCAGCCGACCGACGCGCGGATGGCGGTCTGGCAGTAGGCGACGGCGGTCTCGTCCCGCGAGAGGCCGGCGTCGTCGACCCACAGCGTCTCCAACTCCTCGGGCGTCCGGAGCCGGCCCGCCTCGTCGTCGATGCTCTGGACGAAGTTGAGGTTGGTCGCGCCGGTGACGTGGCCGAAGCGGTCGAGGTCGCCCCGCTCGTCGACGCCCCAGTACTCCTCGGGCGAGCGCATGTCGAGAATCTGGACCGCCGCCCCGTCCTCGTCGACGTTGTCGGCGAGGAACTCGCGGGTCGCGACGACGTCGAGGTTCAGCTCCGGCTCGTAGGTCGCCTCCTGCGGCTCGGGCGCCTCCGAGACCGTCTCCCCGCCGGCCGCGTCCCAGACGGTGAACCCGCCGTCGAGCAGGCTGACCTGCCCCTCGTGGCCGAGCGCGTTGAGCGTGTAGATGGCGTACGTCTCCCAGAGGTTCGAGTCGGCGCCGTACACCACCACGTCGTCGCCGCGCTCGATCCCCGCCTGCGAGAGCGTCCACGCCATCACGTCGGGGGAGACCTCGAAGCCCTCGGGAGTCTCCTCGGCGTAGCTGTCCAGCATCTCGGAGTCCGGGAAGTGGTGCGCGCCCGGGATCCGCGCGTCGAGGAACGCCTCCTCGTCGCGGACGTCCAGCAGGCGCACGTCGTCGAGGTTCTCGTCGAGCCACTGGCCGTCGACGACGGCGTCGAACTCGGCCGCCGCGGGCGTCGTGTACGCCGCCGGCGGCTCGCTCTCGGTCGAGCCGAGGCAGCCGGCCGTCGCCGCGAGCGCCGCGCCTGCCGAGGCCAACACCGATCGTCTGGAGATCCGCGTCTGTCGGTCTTGCATCCGACCCGGCGTTGTCGCCCGCCCGCGATAACCCTGTTACCCGAGGTCGGTTTTACCGTCGGCTCCGACGGCAGCGCCGTTGGCGTCGTCGGCACCGGACAGATTTGCGACGCCGGCGACCGTGTAGCCGAAGCCCCGGTCGACGATCCGGGGGTCGAGCCCGGCGTTGTCGAACGCGGCGGCGAGATCCGACGGCGTCCGGAACCGCGACGCCATCCCGATCGCGTGCTCGGCCGCGACGACGGCGCGCCCCAGCGGGTGCTCGGGGTCGAACTCCCGGATCACGAGCGCGCCGCCCGGAGCGAGCATCCGCGCGGCCTCCCGGATCGCGGCCTCCTGGTCGGGCAGATGGTGGAACGCGTCGACGATCGTGACCGCGTCGACCGTCCCGTCCCGGAACGGGAGCCGCCCTGCGTCGCCGGCGACGCCCGAGAGCCCGCGGGCGTCGCGGGCGCGAGCGAGCATTTCGAGCGAGACGTCGACGACGGTGATGTCGGGACCCGTCAGCGCGGCCGCGGCGCGTCCGGACCCGCCGCCCACGTCGAGCAGGCGGTCGATCGGCCGCGTCGCGTGGTCGAGCCCCGCGGCCAACGCCTCGCCGTTCGCCGGCGGCATGACGCGGTCGTACAGGGGCGCCGTCAGGTCGAAGAAGCGGACGTCGCCGAGGCCGTGCATGGTCGCTCTCGGCGGCGACGGTAGTTAAAAACCGGTCCCGGCGAGCCCTCGTTCACGTATCCGCGCGAGCCCCCCGTTCATTTATCGGCGCGAGCCGTACCGGTCTGTATGGAGTACGCGCTCGTCGGCGACCCGGGCTCGGGAGCGACCCTGCGGCTCGACTACCGAGCGTTCGCCTACGCCGGCAAGTTCGTCGTCGGCGCGCCGGGCAAGGCCGTCCTCCGGACGCCCGACGGCTCGCCGGCGGTCCCGGAGTGGGAGCCGGACGAGTCCCTCCCCCCGACCGTCGAGGCGAGCGAGTTCGACGACGACGTGGTCGCGGCGATCTCCTTCTCGCCCGACCGGACCGACCCCGCCTGCTGCCGCCTCCGGTACGTCACCGTCCACGTCGCGTGCCGCGGCGAGGGGCTCGGTCCGCGGCTCGTCGACCGGACCGTCGAGCGGCTCGCCGACGACGGCTACGACCGCGTGCGGATCGCCGTGAACAACCCGTTCGCCTACGCGGCCCTGTACAAGTGCGGCTTCGCGTACACCGGCGAGCGGACCGGGATCGCCGAGCTGGAGCTGGAGCGACCGGCGGCCGAGCCGGCCTCGGAGGGGGAGTCGGGCGGAGAGCGGTACCGCGCCGGGCTCCGAGCGTTCCGCGAGGAGGACCGCGACCTCGACCCGCGCGAGCGCCGGTTTATAAATGATCGGCTCGGGGAGGGGTCTGAGTCCGACTGATCGAAGGGATCAGTTCAGCGCCCAGATCCCGTAGTTGAGCGCCGTCGCGAAACAGACCCACGCGAGGTAGGGGACCAGCAGGAGGGCGGCCCGGCGGTCGACGCGGTCGAAGGCGCGGATCGTCGCGACGACGAGGGGGAGGAGCGCGGCGAGCACGGCGAGACCGAGGTCAGCGCGTTCGAGTCCCCAGAAGACGGGCGACCACGCGACGTTGACGCCGAGCTGGACCGCGAACAGCCCGAGCGCGACCCGGGCGTCGCGGGCGGTCCGGGCGTCCCGGTCGCTCCCCGGTCCGTCCCCGACGCCGCCCGCGTCGCGGCCGCGGACGTACACGAGCGCCGCGGCGATCCCGAGCAGCGCGTACAGTATCGGCCAGACGACGCCGAACGCCCAGTTGGGCGGGTAGTACGCCGGCAGCTCTAGTCCGGCGAACCAGGCGCTCTCGGTCGCGGTGAAGGGGACGCCGACCGCGCCGATCAGGTTGACGGCGACAGCGGCGGCGACGATCAGGAGGGCGTCCCGGCGGTCGGGGAGCCGGGATCGGACGGCGGTTGCCATGAGTTGCCGTAGGTGACTCTCCGGCTTAAATCGCGTCGTAGTCCTCCCGGAACGTCTCCAGCGTCGCCGCGAGCACGCCGATGACGATCGGGCCGACGAACAGCCCGGTGAACCCGACCGAGTAGATCCCGCCGAACACGCCGAGGAGGATCACCGCGGGGTTCAGGTGCGCCTGCTGGTCGATGACGATCGGTCGGGCGTAGTTGTCCACCATCGCGATGACGAACACGCCGTACAGCGCGAGCAACACGCCGGCCGTGACCTGGTCGACGGCGACGAGGTACGCCGCGGCCGGCCCCCAGACGAAGAACGCCCCGATCAGCGGCAGCAGCGCGAGCACGGCCATGACGAACGTCCAGAAGACGACGTTCGGAATGCCGACCGCCCAGAGCCCGACGCCCGCGACCAGCGCCTGCAGCAGCGCGACGACGATGTGGCCGATCACCACGCCGCGGGTCATCGCGTCGACGCGGTCGACGAGGTCGGCCGTGACCTCGGAGGGAAGCGGGCTCGTCTCCCGGATCCATCCCACGAACGCCGGGCCGTCGAGCAGCGTGTAGTAGACGAGAAACAGCGCCAGCGAGAGGCCGACGGACGCCCGGAGGGCGGTGGTGACGACCCCGCTGACGCCGCCGAACAGGGTCTCGACGAGGAGCTGTCCGGCCATCGCCAGCACCTCGCCGACGTCGATCTCCTGACCGGTCAGCGCCGCGAGATCGGCCTCGACCGCGCTCACGTCGATGTCCGTGTTCCCGCGGGCGATCTCGGTCAGATCTCGGACGAACACCCACGAGATGTACGCGAGCGGGATGATGACGGCGACGACGGACGCGAGAATGAGCGAGACTCCCGAGAGCATGCGACCGAGCCGGCGCGACACCGACTCCCGAACGTGGCCCGCGAGGCGGTCCCGGAGCCACCGCGAGAGCCGCACGTGGAACGGGTAGAGGACGTACGCGAGGATCGCCGACGCGACGACGTACTCGACGAACGGGAGGATGACGAACAGCGTCAACAGCGCGACGGTGCCGATGAGAAGGAGGAGAAACGATTGGCCGCGGTTCATGTCGGCCGCTCTCGCCGCCGGAGTATAAACGTGGGCGGCTCCCGAGCGGATCGTCTCCGGGCTTCGTTACGCGCTCGCCTCGTCCTCGTCGAGCCCGGTCGCGGCCGACGGGTCGACGTCCTCGGGCTCCTCGGTCTCGCCGCCGACGACCGTCTCGCCCTCGTCGGTCTCGACGTACACGTCGTCGGCGAAGCCGGCGAGCGCGTTCTCGTACTCCGCGGTCTCCAGCCGCGCCGGCGTCTCGGGGGCGTCGGCGACGCCGTCGACGGGGCGGAACTCGCCGAGCGGGTCGTCGATGGTGATCCCGTGCGCCGAGAAGAACTCCTCGTAGCGGCGGTAATGCTCCTCCAACTCGTCGCCCGGGATCTCCATCATCTCCGTCCAGCCGTGGTTGAAGAAGTCGAAGTTGGCCTGCACGTGGGTGATCTCGCGCGCCTCGGCCTCCGGGAAGCCGGCCTCCAAGGCCGCGACGTACGCGTCCATGGTCGCGTCGAAGAAGTCGTCGAGGTGTTCGCGGCGCTCCTCCCGGCGCTCCTCGTCGGCCTTGTTGAGGAAGATGCTCGTGTGGAGGTCCACCAGCTTGTCGTTCGCGACGTCGCCGACGACCGGCGTCGTCAACGCCTTCTTCGCGGCCCAGTGGCGGATGTTCTGCCGGATCTTCATACGCCTCGTTGCGTCGGCACGGCCTTGAATCTGTGGCGTTCCCGACGCGTGGGAGCCGGCGGGACGACGGCGGCCGCCCGCGAGAACCGACGCAAGTGTTATTGTATGGAACACACAATACTAAGGAGTGATGAACGCGACCGAGACCGGCGACTGGGCCGAGCGGATCGAACGAGAACGTCGCGAGAAGGAAGCGCAGTTCCGCGAGTCGGCGCGGTCACCGATGCCGATCGAGATGCGCGGCGACGCGTTCCCCGGGCTCGCACACTACGATCCGGACCCGGCGTACCGGTTCGAGCTCCCGCTCCGCGAACACGACGAGAAGGAAGCGATACCCGTCGAAACCACCGCCGACGGGGAGCAGACGTACCGGCGGTGGGGGGAGTTCCGATTCGAGATCGACGGCGAGACGCACTCGCTGCAGGCGTACCGCCCGACGGACGGCTCGGACCGGTTCTGGGTGCCGTTCCGCGACCGGACCAACGGCGAGGAGACGTACGGCGCGGGGCGGTACCTCGATCTCATTCCCGATCGCGACCGCGTCGACGGCGAGTGGACCCTCGATTTCAACGTCGCGTACAATCCCACCTGCGCGTACAACCACGCCTACGAGTGCCCGCTGACCCCCGCGGAGAACTGGCTCGACGTCCGGATCGAGGCGGGCGAGCGCGACTTTCCCGCCGAGCCCGCCGGCGCCGGCGACCGCGACTGAGCGTCTCGACCGCGGCGGGGAACGGGCCTGTCGGAGGGCCCGAGCGTGTGAATATCACAGTTGTCAACGCGGATGACAACCCGTATTAACCCCGAATCCGAACGCCCGCACATGAGCGATTCGTACGTGATCGTCGGGGACGGTATCGCGGGTGCGTCCGCGGCCGAGACGCTGCGCGAGCAAGCGCCTGACGCCGATATCACGGTTCTCACCGACGAGGGGGAGTCCCTCTACAATCGGATCCTGATCAAAGAGTACGCGAAGGGGAAGCTCCCCGAGGCGCCCATCTCGATCCACCAGGAGGAGTGGTACGACGAGCACGACGTCGATCTCCGTCTCAACACCGTCGTCGTCGACATCGACGTGGAGCACGACGCGGTCCACACCCACGAGGGGGAGACGTTCGAGTACGACTCCCTGCTGCTCGCGATCGGCGGCACGCCCCAGCAGCTCCCGGTCGAGAACGCGGACGCGGACGGGATCCACCACTTCTGGACGTTCCAGGACGCCCGCCGGATCAAAGAGAGCGTCGAGGGCGCCGAGAAGGCCGTCATCGTCGGCGCCGGGCTCCTCGGCATCGACTTCGCGGCCATCTGCGGCGCGCAGGACGTGGAGGCGAAGTACCTGATGCGCGGCGACGCCTGGTGGCGCTACGCCCTCTCGACGGAGGGCGCGGAGATCATGCACGAGGCGATGCGCGAGCGCGGCGTCGAGCCCGTCTTCGACTCCGGGGTCGACCACTTCGAGGTCGACGACGACGGCCACGTCGAGGCCGCGGTCGACCCGAACGGCGAGCGCTACGAGTGCGACTTCGCGGGCGTCGCCATCGGCCTGAACTTCAACACCGAGCTCGTCGAGGACAGCCCGCTGGAGGTCGAGGACGGCATCGTCGTCGACGAGTACATGCGCACCAACGTCGACAACGTGTTCGCGGCCGGCGACATCACCACGTTCGACGACCTCGTCCTCGGCCAGCGGGCGAAGAACGGCTCGTGGGGCTCGGCGAAAGAGCAGGGGACGATCGCCGCCCGCAACATGCTGGAGTACGGCAGCGAGGAGTTCAGGTGGGTCTCCTCGTACTCGATCACCCACTTCGACTTCCCGTTCCTCTCGTTCGGCCACCCGACGCTCGGCGACGACTCGGTCGAGGCGACCACCGCCGACGGCGAGTGGCGCCGCGTGGCCCTGCAGGACGGCAAGGTCGTCGGCGGCGTCCTCATCGGCGACCTCTCGCCGCAGTCGGCGTTCAAACAGCTCATGCGCGAGGGCCGCGACGTGAGCGGTCAGACGGAGCTCCTCATGGAGCCCGGCTTCGCCGTCGACGACCTGGCGGCGACGACAGAGCAGTAACGCGGGTCGCTCGCTCCGTCTTCGACGATTCCGTTTCTCCGCGCTCCGTCCTCCGAATCGCCCGTTTCTCCGCCTCGCCCGTCTCATGCGCTCGAAATCGACGCAACGTTTATCACGATCTATGATGTGTGTTACCGTATGGCACTCAGAGAGACGGGGCGACGGCTTCGACTCCGCCGCACCGGCTGGATCCCTCCGGACACGCGGGTCCGCCACTACGACGAGCTC comes from the Halorubrum depositum genome and includes:
- a CDS encoding DUF1684 domain-containing protein, which translates into the protein MNATETGDWAERIERERREKEAQFRESARSPMPIEMRGDAFPGLAHYDPDPAYRFELPLREHDEKEAIPVETTADGEQTYRRWGEFRFEIDGETHSLQAYRPTDGSDRFWVPFRDRTNGEETYGAGRYLDLIPDRDRVDGEWTLDFNVAYNPTCAYNHAYECPLTPAENWLDVRIEAGERDFPAEPAGAGDRD
- a CDS encoding AI-2E family transporter, which encodes MNRGQSFLLLLIGTVALLTLFVILPFVEYVVASAILAYVLYPFHVRLSRWLRDRLAGHVRESVSRRLGRMLSGVSLILASVVAVIIPLAYISWVFVRDLTEIARGNTDIDVSAVEADLAALTGQEIDVGEVLAMAGQLLVETLFGGVSGVVTTALRASVGLSLALFLVYYTLLDGPAFVGWIRETSPLPSEVTADLVDRVDAMTRGVVIGHIVVALLQALVAGVGLWAVGIPNVVFWTFVMAVLALLPLIGAFFVWGPAAAYLVAVDQVTAGVLLALYGVFVIAMVDNYARPIVIDQQAHLNPAVILLGVFGGIYSVGFTGLFVGPIVIGVLAATLETFREDYDAI
- a CDS encoding class I SAM-dependent methyltransferase — protein: MHGLGDVRFFDLTAPLYDRVMPPANGEALAAGLDHATRPIDRLLDVGGGSGRAAAALTGPDITVVDVSLEMLARARDARGLSGVAGDAGRLPFRDGTVDAVTIVDAFHHLPDQEAAIREAARMLAPGGALVIREFDPEHPLGRAVVAAEHAIGMASRFRTPSDLAAAFDNAGLDPRIVDRGFGYTVAGVANLSGADDANGAAVGADGKTDLG
- a CDS encoding sulfurtransferase, translated to MQDRQTRISRRSVLASAGAALAATAGCLGSTESEPPAAYTTPAAAEFDAVVDGQWLDENLDDVRLLDVRDEEAFLDARIPGAHHFPDSEMLDSYAEETPEGFEVSPDVMAWTLSQAGIERGDDVVVYGADSNLWETYAIYTLNALGHEGQVSLLDGGFTVWDAAGGETVSEAPEPQEATYEPELNLDVVATREFLADNVDEDGAAVQILDMRSPEEYWGVDERGDLDRFGHVTGATNLNFVQSIDDEAGRLRTPEELETLWVDDAGLSRDETAVAYCQTAIRASVGWFVLDQLGWDDVRNYEGSWADWGSLSEENGYYYTTGEDTGTVVDTFS
- a CDS encoding outer membrane protein assembly factor BamB family protein, with translation MFRYNPARTGGPRGVTGPTDSVTEQWVVQTQGGIGYSLAVFDNTVYAGSNDGVVSAFATSDGTERWSVEVDEQIGWPPAVVDDTVYVGCGDGTICALAASDGTEHWRFETGKQVAPAPAVVDGTVYVGGVGDGEGQLYALDATDGTERWSFEMEFNAYASPAVVDGTVYIGGNSAYAIDAVDGTEQWTHELNYADSATPAVADGTVYLKHGKRDWALNAADGTEQWSFEPEDLMETVGMGPPAVLNETVYIRGSDTVYALTADEGTKQWSFGVADDVGSLPAVTTDAVYLGGNGGTVYALAPSDGTERWRFETASSWVSSVVVVHGTVYAGTADGAIHALTAE
- a CDS encoding TspO/MBR family protein, with the translated sequence MATAVRSRLPDRRDALLIVAAAVAVNLIGAVGVPFTATESAWFAGLELPAYYPPNWAFGVVWPILYALLGIAAALVYVRGRDAGGVGDGPGSDRDARTARDARVALGLFAVQLGVNVAWSPVFWGLERADLGLAVLAALLPLVVATIRAFDRVDRRAALLLVPYLAWVCFATALNYGIWALN
- a CDS encoding DUF6149 family protein, with protein sequence MKIRQNIRHWAAKKALTTPVVGDVANDKLVDLHTSIFLNKADEERREERREHLDDFFDATMDAYVAALEAGFPEAEAREITHVQANFDFFNHGWTEMMEIPGDELEEHYRRYEEFFSAHGITIDDPLGEFRPVDGVADAPETPARLETAEYENALAGFADDVYVETDEGETVVGGETEEPEDVDPSAATGLDEDEASA
- a CDS encoding ATP-binding protein; the encoded protein is MSDPALDVVEFVLTTHLYTENRDLDENDLPPRFRQVFWSDDAAEDAPGGVERPLKATSETTRTATGVEHPWDAVSELLFTQRTEFSGEISLTQPAMALEWYRDHADADRIAENPTIVAALELAEDLDAPVTHEEARDSVRPIQADRVWIDALLEEYFDEDEDGEMLDLVNVRAPEEIETTLADLVLTGDQEGEIQKIVKAIEHREYLASIGLREIGKLLFVGPPGTGKTTVSRALAHELGIPLVEVKMSMITSQYLGETAKNVEKTFEVAKRLSPCILFIDEFDSVAKTRRSDEHAALKRAVNTLLKSIDEVSLVRDEVLLIGATNHPDQLDAAAWRRFDEIVNFPKPDRDMRADILRVVTREMQIADFDPDEVADRTSGLTGSDLRMVLREAVLGALTEDRMTITQEDVMEAVEDFEERDNLKNMDMIDGEGAEVLGETDSGEQDHTHDDEGESAAHDHGAHSHSHD
- a CDS encoding NAD(P)/FAD-dependent oxidoreductase — translated: MSDSYVIVGDGIAGASAAETLREQAPDADITVLTDEGESLYNRILIKEYAKGKLPEAPISIHQEEWYDEHDVDLRLNTVVVDIDVEHDAVHTHEGETFEYDSLLLAIGGTPQQLPVENADADGIHHFWTFQDARRIKESVEGAEKAVIVGAGLLGIDFAAICGAQDVEAKYLMRGDAWWRYALSTEGAEIMHEAMRERGVEPVFDSGVDHFEVDDDGHVEAAVDPNGERYECDFAGVAIGLNFNTELVEDSPLEVEDGIVVDEYMRTNVDNVFAAGDITTFDDLVLGQRAKNGSWGSAKEQGTIAARNMLEYGSEEFRWVSSYSITHFDFPFLSFGHPTLGDDSVEATTADGEWRRVALQDGKVVGGVLIGDLSPQSAFKQLMREGRDVSGQTELLMEPGFAVDDLAATTEQ
- a CDS encoding GNAT family N-acetyltransferase translates to MEYALVGDPGSGATLRLDYRAFAYAGKFVVGAPGKAVLRTPDGSPAVPEWEPDESLPPTVEASEFDDDVVAAISFSPDRTDPACCRLRYVTVHVACRGEGLGPRLVDRTVERLADDGYDRVRIAVNNPFAYAALYKCGFAYTGERTGIAELELERPAAEPASEGESGGERYRAGLRAFREEDRDLDPRERRFINDRLGEGSESD